The sequence ATGACCTTTAAATAGATGCTTTACTCTTGCTATGACACCGGCAGTATCAATTCTACAAACAGATAACATCAACACGGATCATTCAAAACTCAAGAGAATACCTATAAACTAGACTGGGAAAGGAAGAAAGTACACATTTTATTGCAACCAAACCTTTGAGCCTTGAATTCTTTCATAACTTCAAGAAAATCTTCATATGTTTCCTTCTTGTCTCGGAAGATGTCCTTGACATTCTTAAGATATTCTAGGGCATCATTCGTTGTTAGTTTCTGAATACTGCCACCTCCCACCATCTGGCTCTGCACAGTTCTTCATTCCCAAGGCGACATacagaaaaatataaagatcTGGTGATTACGGTGATCTATAGAACTCACAACTGA is a genomic window of Cucurbita pepo subsp. pepo cultivar mu-cu-16 unplaced genomic scaffold, ASM280686v2 Cp4.1_scaffold004926, whole genome shotgun sequence containing:
- the LOC111787080 gene encoding paired amphipathic helix protein Sin3-like 4, translated to MVGGGSIQKLTTNDALEYLKNVKDIFRDKKETYEDFLEVMKEFKAQRIDTAGVIARVKHLFKGHRDLILGFNTFLPKGFAITCSPEDETPPQKKKPVQFEEAINFVGKIKVIK